The genomic interval TATTATGAAAGATAATGAATTTCCACAGACTATAACGCTTGAACAGATCAGAACAAAGTGGTACTACATGTTTAAGGTATGCAAGAAGTGTaaattatatgtttaaaatctgtaatatgaaaaagaaatatatgaatgtatgtatatttttacaggCATATCAAAAAGCAGTCGCtacaaacaatacaaattttatatattacgatACCATTTATAATTATGTGGGAAATTTGgatttgaatacaaaatatgaaaattgtaaGTTAATCTTAAGATTTTGCCACAGTcttattatatttcttttatttaaatttattattttaaagggAACGATGGTTGGATTCGAAAACTTATCgaaattatgatgaaaaataatcatatattcACATCAGAAAAAATCAATGAAGATGATTGTTGGGCGTAAGTAttgcataaaattaatttgtatatataaattattataagaaTGTgtaattaacattataatataaattgcagCATTGTTAGTAGTGAATTGAAAGGTGAAGGTGTATCTGCAGACTGTAGCATAAAAAGTATTCAGGCGATATGGTCGTCATTAATCAAGACATTCAAAGTACCGTGATCTGTTCTTCACTTGTTATACTTTTTActcgtatataaaatttatataaatacatttattgcagATTAAGCATAAGTACAAAGATCATGTCAAAGCGTCTAACGTGTgggatttttataataatatgtttacGTACTTTGAAAAGTGTGACCCCAGTTCATTGgagaatgtgaaaaaaataaaaagctgcCCTGCCCAAGTCAGCAGTGTGGATGACGCCGATGTAAAAAATACCTTGtataatgatgattttttttgtaaatctgaaGACGTCAGTTCTACAAAAAGTGTGAAGAATGAATACTACTTTGACTCTGGGTCATGTCGAGCTTGTCTCGGACGTTCTGAAAAAATGGTTGAAATTGATAATAACTTGGCTGACATGATGATGACTTGTGCTGAAATCCAAGTAAATAAgtctttcatttcatttcatatacGCATATTTTGTTTGTGTTACAGTGATTTAATACTAgtagtgaaagtatactttcactggtgttttaaaaaattcatattttgaatACTTTACATATACTTCTTTAATGTTGTCTTATTTTTCTAcctccaaaaaaagtttttcaataaCTTCTTCAGTGAATGCTTGTTTCATtacatcaaaaaataaatttgataatgtAAGACCAACGCTTGCAGTTTGTCCAAATATAGCTTCATACCGATTGATTCCTGAATGGAATGCCCTATTTTTCATAACTTGGACTGTCCTCGGTCCTTTCTTCCAATTTGTTGCTGTTATGATCTAGCATCCAAGTTGACAATGTTTTCAATGTTCTTATTTGTGTGATATGCTTACACTGACTGAGTTGGCGAAAGTATACATCTACTAATGAAAGTATAATTTCACTGGGAATACAGATTCACTGTAATATGTTATGTCATTCATATAAAtccaataaaatgtttttaatccTCAGATGTGTTCGTCAGATAATTTACCCCAGAATCTTTGTCAATCTTGCTTTGAAGAACTCAATATagcatttaaattcaaaaagaaaTGCGAAGAATCCGAAAAGTACATGAAGACTGTTTGTATCCAACAACAAAATGATATAATAAAGCCGACAGAAAACACTAATCAATTCTCAGACGAGATGAATGTGGATTCACCCGATAATATTGACTATAATAGTGAAATTGATATAAAAGACGAGGAGAAGTTAAGTGTTATATCACTACCAAAGGCGGGTAAAAGAGTCAAAAGCAAAAATTACGTATTGAAACCAGTCGTAGACGAGTTTGGTAAGActgtgtacaaaaaaaaatacatatatcgcaaAGTGTGCGAAATCTGCGGCAAATCAACGCAAAGAATGAAGAAACACATGGCCAGCCATTCCGATGACAAGTTGTACACATGCACTAAGTGCCCCAAGACTTTTAAGTATATAGCGAGCTTACAGACGCATGTGCTCACCCACAACACTACTCCGTTGAAAGTGTGTCAGATCTGCGGGAAGAAGTTCTTCAGAAATCTCGCCTTTAAGCGACATCTAGTGTATCACGACAACAAGAGAAAGTTCAAATGTGATAAATGCGGTAAAACGTTCAATACAAGTGACATCCTGAAAGTACATTATCGCTCACACACTGGCGAAAGACCATATTCGTGCAAAGAGTGTGGAAAATCATTTTTAAGCAGAGGTTGCGTTTCTCGGCATCAAAAGGTCCATAGAAAAAAAGCTGTACAGACTTAATAAAcgttaaatataaatgaataaagaaaatctacatttttaatatggttttattatttttctcagagaataaaaacattttacctTTAAATCCATCTTACTATTTTGCAGGGCTGTAGAGTTGGATCAatatttaccgactccgactccaacttgaccGATTTTGATAAGATTGACTTTCttaccaacgtataaaattgttagtgataaaaataatagcgattttcaaaatataaaagaacAAAGGAATGaagaaaatcactaaaaattgatgtGTAGCcctatttatttagttattggtaatgaaataagtataaataaaatgtaaataaatacattcatagtgtTAACACATACATAGTgttaatacatatgcatgtgcatGAATATCATAcgcaaataaatcaatgcgaaaaatgaaagtaaaaaaaaatctatcgggggccaaacctcgc from Arctopsyche grandis isolate Sample6627 chromosome 9, ASM5162203v2, whole genome shotgun sequence carries:
- the LOC143916425 gene encoding uncharacterized protein LOC143916425, with product MTTGQEQFQWTTEWTEKFICLRLQNEDLFKLNKHPWKDLLNIMKDNEFPQTITLEQIRTKWYYMFKAYQKAVATNNTNFIYYDTIYNYVGNLDLNTKYENWNDGWIRKLIEIMMKNNHIFTSEKINEDDCWAIVSSELKGEGVSADCSIKSIQAIWSSLIKTFKIKHKYKDHVKASNVWDFYNNMFTYFEKCDPSSLENVKKIKSCPAQVSSVDDADVKNTLYNDDFFCKSEDVSSTKSVKNEYYFDSGSCRACLGRSEKMVEIDNNLADMMMTCAEIQMCSSDNLPQNLCQSCFEELNIAFKFKKKCEESEKYMKTVCIQQQNDIIKPTENTNQFSDEMNVDSPDNIDYNSEIDIKDEEKLSVISLPKAGKRVKSKNYVLKPVVDEFGKTVYKKKYIYRKVCEICGKSTQRMKKHMASHSDDKLYTCTKCPKTFKYIASLQTHVLTHNTTPLKVCQICGKKFFRNLAFKRHLVYHDNKRKFKCDKCGKTFNTSDILKVHYRSHTGERPYSCKECGKSFLSRGCVSRHQKVHRKKAVQT